The Oleidesulfovibrio alaskensis DSM 16109 nucleotide sequence TCCGGTGTGCTGCGGGCGCTGTTGAGGCCTGTTTTTTTGCGGCGCAGCGGTGGGCCTGTGTTGTTCAGCGGTTGTAAGGGGTTATGCTGAATGAAAAACAGGGAGCTGGTATGACCTTGCGCACACCGTTGCCGAAACGTGACGTGTCATCCACTTCCTGCAGCGAGAACATGATTCTGGCAAAAAAAGACGGAGAAGCTTCGCGGTAGGTCACCATGCACAGCGCAGCGGCCGAATCTCCGGTCAGTGTGATGCGCAGTCCGTGGCGGGCGTCGCCGAATTCCGCCGTACCTTCTGTCATACCGGCGGCGCATGACGCCGAAACCAGAAACGATACAGCTCTGCCGTGGTCTGTGCTGCTGCCGTACAAAAGATGTTCTTCCGGTTCGGTTCCGCCGTTGTGGGTGGCATAACGCAGCGTGCGCCGGTCATAGGACTGCGGCGTAAGGGTGATGTACCCCAGCCGCAGGCTGCCCGCAGGCAGGGGAGCGCCGAAGCGGTAGCGTATGTCCGCACGGGGGGTGTCTTTATACAGCGTGATGCTTTTATGCAGGAGCAGCGGAGCGCGGCTGATCTGCGTTTCCACGCGGATTGTCCGCGCTGTTTCAGTTATGCGGGGCACCACGGGCACAAGATCAGTGGCTTTGGGTTCGCCGGGCATTTCAAATGTCACATGTCCCGAATAGAAATCAGCCCCCAGCGCCATGTCGTCATATGTGCCCAGTGCCAGCGTGCCCGCTACGGGCAGTGTATTTACGCCGCCGAACCGCAGCGCCTGTACGGCCAGCCCGCGGTTGCGGTTGAGCGTGATGGCTGTATGGGGTGTTTCCAGTTTCAGCAGGCGGTTGGCGGCGGGCACGCGCTGGGGGGGCACGGTACAGGTGGCGGGCAGCGCGTCTCCGGCGGGCATATGCGGCATGTGGGTCTCATAAAATGCCAGCAGCCGCTGGCGGAATGCCTGCCACCGTTCCGGTACGATGTGCGTGCGGAAGTCGCTTGAGCACAGGTAGACAAGCTCTTTCCAGAGGCTGTCATGCCCGCTTTGTGCAGGGCTGTCCGGCCGGTCTGATGCGTTTTTGCCTTCGCAGGCGGCGAAATGCCGTGCAAGGCGTCTGCACAGCGTGTTTGCTCCGGTGTCGTCCACGCCGGTCACACCCCAGCGGGTGATGTTGTATTTGGCCTGCTTTTTTACAGGGACGGGTTGTGCGGGGCTTTCCAGATGCAGCAGTGCCGGACGCTGCGGCATGGTGTTTTTCAGCGCCTGCGAGGGCAGCACGGGCCGGACGCCCGGCAGGGCGCGCACGGCGCACAGCAGGTCCCGGATGGTCTGCCATTCGCTGCGTCCGGTCAGTTCGGGTTCGGTGCAGAACCTTCCCGGACGGAAGTCGAAAATTTCCGCATCATTGCCGTACAGACACAAGGCGGCGTCCGTACCGGTCCGGTTTCGCAGGCCCTCCAGATATTCTTCCGGCGTGACTTCGTCGTGCACGGCGCGCTGAAACTGCTGAAAGGGCAGTGAATGATTCCACAGCAGGTCCATGCTTTCACCCCGCGTGCCCGCAACCCGCTGGGGGGCGGCCTGCAGATGGTGCTCCCAGTGCGGGTGCGCCTGCCGTGCGTTTTCCCATTCCATGATGATGCCCGTGTAGCCGGCGGCACGGTACAAAGGCACAAGGCCCGGAGAAAAGGCCTGTTCGTTGACCAGCGCCAGCCGCGGCGTTACGCCCAGCAGCGAGCTGTAGACGCTGTTGCCCAGACGCAGGTTGTGCATGTTGACACTGGCCGGATTAAGGGGGCCGATGATCTGGGCATAGCCGGAGCCGATGAATTCGCACGCGCCGTCGCGGACCAGCCCCGCCAGCCGGCTGACCCATCGGGGGCAGCAGTCGTGCAGCAGCTCAAGGGTCAGCCCGGAAGCTTCGATGCCCAGCGGAAAGCAGCCCTCTTCCGCCAGATCAAGCAGCGGCGTATAGCATCGCCTGACCAGCTCCGTACGCATGGATTCGGGTACGGAAGAGAACATGAGATTCATGTGGAAAAAAATGTAGACGTTCATGGCGGCGATCAGGTCAGCCCGTGTATCCAGGCGTGGGCGGGGTCGTCAGCAATGATGCTGCGCCGCTGCGTACCGCACAGCACCCACAGATAATACAGGCTGTACCCCGGAGCTGCCGCCACGGGATGATAGCCGCGGGGCAGCACTGTCACATCAAAGTCGCGCACGGCGTAACATTCGTCCAGCTGCGGCCCGCGGATGCCCGCGGGAGCGTACACATGCTGCACTCCGAACCCCTGAGGCTTGTCCAGCCGGAACAGATAGACCTCTTCGTGCTGCGTTTCATGCGGCGGGGCGTCGGTATCGTGCTTGTGGGGCGGATAACTGGACCACCTGCCGGGCAGGTTGTACGTTTCTCCCAGCACCAGCCGGTGTGCGGGAAAATCCGGCGGAATGACATCATAGACGTTGCGCAGCCATTGTTCACGGCCCACTATGCGGCGTCCGTTGTCCTGAGGAGAGATGACCACCGGCACCGGACTGCAGCGGTCGGCATGGGCAGGCACGCGTACCACGGCGCATTCCGCCGCATCCAGCGCTGTCAGCACGGCGGTGTGTCCGGGGGGCAGATACAGCGCGTGGGCCTGCCCTGCAAAGACGTCTTTCCTGCCGCCAATGACGGTTCCTTGCGGCAGCCCCGTGCACGAAACCAGCAACCGGCCGCTGTGCGGTATGACTGCCCACTCGTCTTCAGGGCTGCCGGCAGATAATGTTTCCTGCCGCGCCAGCACTGCGGTGCCCGCGCTGATAAATTCCAGCTGCGCGTTCTGCGGAGTGACGGCCCAGTGCAGACCCGCACGCCCGCAGCCGCGGTACAGCAGACTGCCGCTGTTTTCTGTCTGTGGATGCATGAATGTTCCTCAGCGGTCTGTCCCGGCGGACAGGGCTTCATCAAAGCATTGTGTCAGTACGTCGATCCCCTCGAGCACGGCGTCCGGCTGCATGATCAGCGGGGGGCATATTTTGATGGTTGCGCCGCCTGTGCCCACGGGAGCGAACAGCAGCAGGCCCTTGCGGAATGCCCGCTCTGTCACGTCAAAAGCCAGCGCCCCGTCCGGACAGGGGGTGCCGTCCGGTTCTGTCCGGCCCACGTGGATGCCCTGTACCATGCCCCTGCCGTGTATGGCCATTATGTGCCCCGCATGCCGCTGCCGCAGACCTTCCAGACCCTGCCGCAGAATGTGCCCTGTGGCGGCGGCAGCTTCTGTCAGTCCGTCACGCAGCAGTACCTCCAGATTGGCCGCTGCCGATGCGCAGGCCACGGGGTTGCCGCCGTGCGTGCTGGTCATGGAACCGGGGGCATGCATGTCCAGCACATCGGCCCTGCCTGCCACGGCGGAAACGGGCAGCCCGCCGCTTACGGCCTTGCCCAGACAGACAAGGTCCGGCGCGATGCCGTAATGTTCAAAGGCGAACAACCTGCCGGTACGGCCGAATCCGGACTGCACTTCATCCATGATGAGCAGTGCCTCGTGGCGGGAGCAGAAACTGCGCAGTTCGCGTACGTATTCTTCGGGGGCAAAACTGGCCCCGCCGCCCTGATAGCTTTCCATGATAACACCGGCCACGCGTTGCGGGGCGATGCCCAGCTGCGCCAGCCGCCGGCTGAAAAGGTTGAATGACGTGTCCGTGCAGTGCAGTCCGTCGGGAAAGGGCACCTGTACAAATGCCGGATCAAGGTTGCCTATCCAGCTTTTGGCTGCGGGGTACCCGCCCATCTGCTGCGCGCCCAGCGTGCGTCCGTGAAAGGCGCGGTCAAAGCTGACGATGACGTTTTTTTCGGGATGCAGGCTGCGGCCGTGCGCCCGTGCGAGTTTCAGGGCGTTTTCCGTTGCCTCGGAACCGGTGCTCATGATGAAGGCTTTGCATGCCGTACCTATGTGCGGTTGCAGCATGTCCACCAGTCTGCGGGCCAGCCGGATACGCGGTTCAGTGGCAAAGCAGTACGAAAAAAAACGGTGTGCATCCAGTTCTGCCCGGGCGGCCTGCACCATTTCGGGCTGGCAGTGGCCGATGTTGGTCACAAGCACGCCCGAGGTGAAATCAAGCCAGATGTTGCCGTAGGGGTCGTATACCTGCACGCCCTGTGCGCCGTGCCAGACCAGCGGCGGCTGGCAGTCAACCGAACGGGGTTCGCAGGCGCGCATTTCTTCCAGCAGTGCAAGGGATTCCGGCACCGGCAGCGGTGTGGCGATATGTCTGTAGCCTGTGTGTACAGGCGGTACCGGCACAGGGGTTGTGCAGAATTGCGGGGCCATATGTTCTCCTGAGGACGGCAGCGGTACCGTCCGTTGTTCAAAAAAAGTGTGGTGCTGCGGTGCGGGATTCTGCGTCCGGTCACACCGGTTCTGTTTCAATGCGGATGCACCGCACGGCCGCTTCGGCGCGGCTGACGGCCTGCTGCCGTGTATCGCCCGTGGCCATGACGGAGGCAACACGCTCTCCCATGCATGTGGCGGGAGAAATCACAGTGCCGGTGGTCAGGTTCTGCCAGTGCGGTTCAAAGCGCACGGCGTATACGCCCGGCATGCTCCGGGCCTCTTCCAGACCTGTCACCGCGGTCACTCTGCCCGGACGCGGCCAGACATACCGCAGGGCCACGCCGTTGCAGCGGTCCGGTATCAGGCGTGCGGAATCCACCGGCAGCCCCAGCGCCTGATCCATCACCATGTCCAGCAGGCGGACTCCGTTGTGCAGCGGCACGGTTTCGCTGCAGAAATAATCACCGGAAAGACGTGCAGCCATTTCCAGAACACGCGGCCCCGCGGCATCGACAAGAATATCGCCTTTGACAGGGCCGCAGGTGATACCCAGTGCGCGTACCGCCATGTCCGCGGCGCGGTGCACAGCTGCCAGAGTCTGCGGGGCAAGAATGGTCGGCAGGGTGTCTCCGTCTTCCAGAAAATAGGGCGGATACAGTTCCTTGCGGTCATAGTTTCTGTCAGAAAAACCCGTCCAGTGTATGCGTCCGTCCAGTACAATGCCTTCGATGCTGTGTTCGGTGCCGGTAAGAAATTCTTCCACCAGAAATTCAGGCCGTTGCGAAATGCGGCGTATCTCCGCCACGGCATCGTCCATGGCATCCGGGTGCGGCACTTTGCGCACGCCGCGTGCTCCGGCACTGTCGGCCGGTTTGACCACCACGGGCCAGCCCAGTCTTTGCGCGGCAGCGCATGCCTGTGCGGCGTTTTGTGCCCGTGCGTACAAAGGGGCGGGTACGCCCGCCGCGGCAAAAGCTTCCTGCCGCAGCACTTTGTTGGTGGCCTTCATGGCGGCCGCGGTACCTGTGCCGGGCAGGCCGAGGGCTTCGGCCACGGCGGCCACGGTGACGGCGCTTTCCGATGCGATGGTCATCACGCCGTTCAGCGGTCTGCGGTCATGCAGGCTGAGGGCGAACGCCACGGTCTGTTGCGGACTGCGTGTGTCGGCGATGCCTGCATATGTGGCTTTGCGCAGCCCCGGTGCCTGCGGATTCATGTCCGTCGCGGCCACCTCGTATCCGCGCTCAAGGGCTTTTTCTATGGCGGGCAGCTGGTTGGGGCCCGCGCCCACTATCAGTATGCAGGGTTTCATGGAGTGTGGTCTCCGGCAGGGGCGGCAAGTGCTGCCGCAATGTCGATGTAGCCTGCAAGCTGCTGTTGCAGCTGTTCTATACGGTGCAGCATGTGGTCGCGCACGGCCTGCACCCGTAGCATCAGGCTGTCCAGCAGGGCCAGAATATCCGTTGCCGGTGCATCCCACGGCAGGCACTGGTCTTCCGCCTGCAGCTGTCCGAAAAATCCGCGCACCTTGTCTTCGTATGCCAGCCCCACAACGGGTATGCCCATGCGTGCGGCAAACACGCTGCCGTGCAGGCGCGTGGCCACGGCACAGTCAGCCTGTGTGTACAGCGATTCTATGTCGTCGTAATGGTAACAGCCCTCAATTACATGCACTTTGTCAGAAAACCGGCTGCGTCCGCGCAGGGTGCGGCCCAGAACTCTGTCGTCGGTGATGCCGGAATCGGCATGGTAGCAGCACTGCGGCACCAGCAGCACGTCGTTGTCCTTGCGGGCGCACCACAGGTTTATCAGTTCTGTCTGATGCCGTTCGTACAGTGCGGCGGCATGGCTGCCCATCCACGACAGGTCGCGTACGGCCAGTGCCAGCCTGAGTCCAGCAGTACGGGAAGGAATTTGTTCCTGCCGCAGTATTTCGTCTCCGCGTCCCTGCGGTGCACGGGGTGCGCCCAGAGCGGCATCGGGCAGCAGCGTATGCTCCGGCAGGGCCACGCCGCAGGCGCGCAGATTTTCCACGGCCATGCGCTCGCGGAAGGTGACAGCGGCGGCACCCCGCAGCAGCCAGCCTGCTGCGCGGACGGCCCACGGATTGTGCAGCACATTGGCGCTCAGTCCGAAGAGCATATACGGCGTTCCGGCCATCTGG carries:
- a CDS encoding glycoside hydrolase, with amino-acid sequence MNVYIFFHMNLMFSSVPESMRTELVRRCYTPLLDLAEEGCFPLGIEASGLTLELLHDCCPRWVSRLAGLVRDGACEFIGSGYAQIIGPLNPASVNMHNLRLGNSVYSSLLGVTPRLALVNEQAFSPGLVPLYRAAGYTGIIMEWENARQAHPHWEHHLQAAPQRVAGTRGESMDLLWNHSLPFQQFQRAVHDEVTPEEYLEGLRNRTGTDAALCLYGNDAEIFDFRPGRFCTEPELTGRSEWQTIRDLLCAVRALPGVRPVLPSQALKNTMPQRPALLHLESPAQPVPVKKQAKYNITRWGVTGVDDTGANTLCRRLARHFAACEGKNASDRPDSPAQSGHDSLWKELVYLCSSDFRTHIVPERWQAFRQRLLAFYETHMPHMPAGDALPATCTVPPQRVPAANRLLKLETPHTAITLNRNRGLAVQALRFGGVNTLPVAGTLALGTYDDMALGADFYSGHVTFEMPGEPKATDLVPVVPRITETARTIRVETQISRAPLLLHKSITLYKDTPRADIRYRFGAPLPAGSLRLGYITLTPQSYDRRTLRYATHNGGTEPEEHLLYGSSTDHGRAVSFLVSASCAAGMTEGTAEFGDARHGLRITLTGDSAAALCMVTYREASPSFFARIMFSLQEVDDTSRFGNGVRKVIPAPCFSFSITPYNR
- the iolB gene encoding 5-deoxy-glucuronate isomerase, which encodes MHPQTENSGSLLYRGCGRAGLHWAVTPQNAQLEFISAGTAVLARQETLSAGSPEDEWAVIPHSGRLLVSCTGLPQGTVIGGRKDVFAGQAHALYLPPGHTAVLTALDAAECAVVRVPAHADRCSPVPVVISPQDNGRRIVGREQWLRNVYDVIPPDFPAHRLVLGETYNLPGRWSSYPPHKHDTDAPPHETQHEEVYLFRLDKPQGFGVQHVYAPAGIRGPQLDECYAVRDFDVTVLPRGYHPVAAAPGYSLYYLWVLCGTQRRSIIADDPAHAWIHGLT
- a CDS encoding aspartate aminotransferase family protein gives rise to the protein MAPQFCTTPVPVPPVHTGYRHIATPLPVPESLALLEEMRACEPRSVDCQPPLVWHGAQGVQVYDPYGNIWLDFTSGVLVTNIGHCQPEMVQAARAELDAHRFFSYCFATEPRIRLARRLVDMLQPHIGTACKAFIMSTGSEATENALKLARAHGRSLHPEKNVIVSFDRAFHGRTLGAQQMGGYPAAKSWIGNLDPAFVQVPFPDGLHCTDTSFNLFSRRLAQLGIAPQRVAGVIMESYQGGGASFAPEEYVRELRSFCSRHEALLIMDEVQSGFGRTGRLFAFEHYGIAPDLVCLGKAVSGGLPVSAVAGRADVLDMHAPGSMTSTHGGNPVACASAAANLEVLLRDGLTEAAAATGHILRQGLEGLRQRHAGHIMAIHGRGMVQGIHVGRTEPDGTPCPDGALAFDVTERAFRKGLLLFAPVGTGGATIKICPPLIMQPDAVLEGIDVLTQCFDEALSAGTDR
- a CDS encoding ATP-grasp domain-containing protein, encoding MKPCILIVGAGPNQLPAIEKALERGYEVAATDMNPQAPGLRKATYAGIADTRSPQQTVAFALSLHDRRPLNGVMTIASESAVTVAAVAEALGLPGTGTAAAMKATNKVLRQEAFAAAGVPAPLYARAQNAAQACAAAQRLGWPVVVKPADSAGARGVRKVPHPDAMDDAVAEIRRISQRPEFLVEEFLTGTEHSIEGIVLDGRIHWTGFSDRNYDRKELYPPYFLEDGDTLPTILAPQTLAAVHRAADMAVRALGITCGPVKGDILVDAAGPRVLEMAARLSGDYFCSETVPLHNGVRLLDMVMDQALGLPVDSARLIPDRCNGVALRYVWPRPGRVTAVTGLEEARSMPGVYAVRFEPHWQNLTTGTVISPATCMGERVASVMATGDTRQQAVSRAEAAVRCIRIETEPV
- a CDS encoding polysaccharide pyruvyl transferase family protein, with amino-acid sequence MTPTIVFDGGYTLWSAGDDAPLAFMTDGLARRLGTPVFKAFVRHPHASFDRRFGVQTLPNLEHESKAGAAGRWFRGLNFTDPRGELAAVADTVAQADLLIMGAGNFITEVGMDVLRGHLPRFCTMALMAQMAGTPYMLFGLSANVLHNPWAVRAAGWLLRGAAAVTFRERMAVENLRACGVALPEHTLLPDAALGAPRAPQGRGDEILRQEQIPSRTAGLRLALAVRDLSWMGSHAAALYERHQTELINLWCARKDNDVLLVPQCCYHADSGITDDRVLGRTLRGRSRFSDKVHVIEGCYHYDDIESLYTQADCAVATRLHGSVFAARMGIPVVGLAYEDKVRGFFGQLQAEDQCLPWDAPATDILALLDSLMLRVQAVRDHMLHRIEQLQQQLAGYIDIAAALAAPAGDHTP